The DNA sequence CAAAATTCGTGACGCCTTCCCCGATCGCTTCTTCGATACCGGCATTTGTGAAGCGCACGCGGTCGCATTCGCCGGCGGGATGGCCAAAGCCGGTCTGCGACCGATCGTCGATATCTACAGCACCTTCCTGCAGCGGAGCTTCGACCACATTTTCCAGGAAGTGGCCCTGCAGAATCTGCCCGTGACCTTCTGTCTGGACCGCGCCGGGATTGCCGGCGAAGATGGCCCGACCCACCACGGTGCCTTCGACAACTCTTACATGCGGTGCTTCCCCAACATGGTGCTGATGTCCCCCGGCGATGCCCAGGACGTCGAACGCATGCTGGAATTCTCGCTGACCTTCGATGGCCCGACAGCCATTCGCTACCCCAAAGCAGCCGCCGATGCGGTGGAACGTCAGGTTGCCCCTGTCGAACTGGGCAAGTCCGAAGTCTATGTCTGGGGCAAAGATGGCATGCTTGTCGCCTTCGGATCCCTGTTTACTGACTGTGTTCGCGCCGCCGAAGAACTGCGGGAAGAGGGGCTCGATGTCGGCGTGATCAACGCCCGCTTCGCCAAACCCCTGGATACCGAGGTCATCCATCAGGCCCTGCAGGAATCGGGCTTTGTGATTACCGTTGAAGAAGGTACACTCTGTGGCGGTTTTGGATCCGCTATGCTGGAATCGGCTAACGAAGCCGGCATCAACACGCAGCATCTCAGACGTCTGGGCATTCCCGATCGATTTATCGAACACGGTCATCGTGGGGAACTCCTGGCTGATTTGGGACTGGATGTGGCAGGCATTTCTGCCGCAGCGCGTGAGATGGCTCAGCAGTCCAGATTATTGATCAACGAGTAAACAAATCGGCTTTCCTTCTCCAATCAGTATGGACGCTTGATTTACGGAGCCTTCCGCATGTCGTTATTGAATGCAGCCCTGCCCTCATCCATCGTAAAGTTCTTCTGCCTCGGTCTGACAACAGCCTGCCTGCTGTTCTCGGCCCAGGCGGTCTCCGCGGAAACATATGAGCTCCAGGAGTCAGCCCAGGCCCCGCGGACCTTCAAAGTCAAATCCACAATCAAAGTCAAAGGTCAGCTGGAAACCGCAGTCAACGCTGCCAAGGCCCGTTCGCTCGAACTGGATGTAGATGGAAATCTCGAATACCTCGAACAACGTCTACCTGGCACCGGTCGCGATGCCGAAGCCTTCCGCTCGGTTCGCTTCTACGAAACCGCGACAGCCACCATCGACGTCCAGGGACAGAAAACCTTCGCCCGCGGCAGCGATCGGCATCGCCTGATTGTCGCAGAAGGACAAACCGAAGGCCTCTCCCTGCATTCGCCGAACAGCAACCTGCTCCCCTCGGAAGTGGAACTGCTCAATTCCCCCGGCGACTCCCTGCCCGTCCTCGCCCTGCTGCCTCAGTCGGAAGTGGAAGTCGGCGAAGTCTGGACTCCCGATCGCTGGGTTCTGCAGTCACTGACCGGGCTCGAAGCAGTCTTGAAATCAGAACTCACCTGCCAGCTCGATTCCGTCGCCGACGATATCGCCACGATCACCTTCAAAGGTAAGATCGAAGGCGCCACCGTGGGTGCCCAGACTGAGATCGATGTGAAAGGGAAATTTCAGTTCCGCACCGACGAAAACTTCATCAGTCACCTGGAACTGGAGCAGACGGAAAAACGCTCAGTCGGTTCCGTCAGCCCAGGAATGAAAGTCACCGCGAACGTCAACTGGGACCGCAGCCTGGCGGCCAGCCCGGGAGAACTCACCGAAGAAGTTGTGGCCTCGATTCCTCTCGAAACCAGTCCCGAATCCAAATACCTGAGTTTTGAAACACCCTGGAACGTACGACTGCTGCTCCCCCGCGACTGGTATGTGTTTCACCAGACCGGACAGGTCGCCGTCCTGCGACTGCTCGACAAAGGCAGCCTGATCGCACAGGCTAACATCTCCAAGATCCCGTCCGTCAAAGCAGGCGAACATACTTCGGAGCAACAGTTCCATCAGGACATCCGCACTTCGCTGGGCGATAAACTGATCGAAATCCTCAAAGCGGAAAACCTGAAGACCGACGACGGTCGCTACATTCATCGTGTCACGGTCGCCGGCAAAGCCAATAACGTCCCTGTGCACTGGATCTATTACCTCTGTGCAGATCCCTCGGGACGTCAGATTTCGTTCGTCTTCACCGTCGATCAGAAACTGCTGGGAGAACTCAAAGACCGGGACGCGGATATCGTCCTGAGCCTCCAGTTCCTCGATCCCCAGGCCGCTCCCCGACAGGCAGGCCCCGCTGAAGAGAACAGCGAAATCAAATAGTCGCACGGAGAAAGGGAGCGTCGTTCTTCCAGCTCCCACTGCACGAATCGCCCGATAACCGGCACAACCCGCGCCACCCCACCGCAGGATTTCGGATCGGGTAAGCTTTGTCGGCAACATCCCTCCATTCTGCGCGGTAAGCTTCAGATGTACGACGATCAACCGGGCCGGTTCGCCGCACGCGTGAGTACGTTGATTCTCATCCTTTGAAACTCTGTTTTCCTTCCTGATCAAGAAGTGAAGCATGACCGCGATCCCTTTAGCCAGCCTGTTCTCTCTGTCGTCAGATATCCTGATTTGCTTCGGCGTCGGTCTATTGATTGCCGTCAGTCTGGGCTTCGTCGCTGGCTATCTGCTGGGCAAAGGGAGCACCGACCGCGACTTCCGTCGCGCGAAAAAACATCTTCAGAACTGCTACCAGCACGTACAAAAGTCTTTGGAAACCGCCTACGCAGCCTGTGCCCTGCTTGAGAAATATCCAGGTCCCATCCTGACTCGCGAACAGTCTGCCGAACTGAATCAGAAGCGTTCCAGACTGCTCGACCTGGTCGGTCGCCTCGTCGAACGCAAGACACCCGATCCCGCAGCAGAATCAGCGTCTCCCAAAACAGACAAGAAAAAGCTGCAGGAATTTCCTGCGATGCAATGGGCACTCCAGCCCGAACAGACTCACATCAAGCTCCCGGACGCATCCGCCTTTGAAGCGAACCTGGAAATGATGCTGCTCGCGGGAACGGAAACCGAACAAAACAGCGGCCTGCTGCTGGTACAGATGAATCAACACGAACAGCTCAAAGACCGCTTCGGCCTGATGGCGCCTGCCAAGTTCATGAAGACACTCTCTCGTCTGGTCCTGCATAAAATCCGGGACGAGGATGTGATCTGTGTCTGGAAATCAGATACCCTGGCGATTCTCTTTCCGGGACTGACAGTCTCAGAAGGACAGGCCTGTTCCGAACTCATCCGCGATGCCATCCGCCATCACCACTTCCGTCTGGAAACCAGCAGTCCGGAAGTCGTGGTCACTGCCAGCCTGGCTTACATTACCTGCGTACCCGGCGATTCAGCGGAACTGGCCCTCGAACGGGGCGCCCATGCTCTGACTCAATCTCAGAAACAGGGGCGCAACCAGTTGATCATTCAGGACAGCCACTCGTACGAACACAAGCGGGCCATGTGATCCACTGCGCTACTGCGCAGCTTCGTCGTTCGTCGATTCCATTTTACTGATCCACTGCCGAATCAGTTCTACCGCTTCCTGATGTACAATCCGGTTTCCAATGTTGGGCATGCGTGCAGCCAGATCGTTTGACTGCAGACGATGCATCAGAATCGATTTCTCCGGCGCACCGGGAACGATGTCGT is a window from the Gimesia benthica genome containing:
- a CDS encoding diguanylate cyclase domain-containing protein, which translates into the protein MTAIPLASLFSLSSDILICFGVGLLIAVSLGFVAGYLLGKGSTDRDFRRAKKHLQNCYQHVQKSLETAYAACALLEKYPGPILTREQSAELNQKRSRLLDLVGRLVERKTPDPAAESASPKTDKKKLQEFPAMQWALQPEQTHIKLPDASAFEANLEMMLLAGTETEQNSGLLLVQMNQHEQLKDRFGLMAPAKFMKTLSRLVLHKIRDEDVICVWKSDTLAILFPGLTVSEGQACSELIRDAIRHHHFRLETSSPEVVVTASLAYITCVPGDSAELALERGAHALTQSQKQGRNQLIIQDSHSYEHKRAM